The following are from one region of the Gryllotalpicola protaetiae genome:
- a CDS encoding MFS transporter: MSAGVAEQFATGSHELALPRTGHRRAWLGLWGAVLVCSWGGNQFSPLLLMYENRDHYSALTVNAFLGVYVLGLAPALLVSGALSDRHGRRPVMLVGIAAAVAGSGLLALGPLGAGFLAAGRLLSGVTVGVAMAVGNAWIKELSGPPFEHADRGAGARRAALAFTLGSGGGAVVAGLLAEWGPIPEVLPFLLHIAVTAPFALVVARLPETQRGGGLPGPWWRQLRIPSAGHRRFLRVVAVAAPWIFAAAGIGYGYLPTALRGVTGTWGLVFATAATAVALGTSSLMQPIARRLHSTDSARGLSTAVLIMIAGIAVVGLAIWQQSIWIGLVANLLLGAGIGIALVSGLLEVQAIAGPKDLAGLTGVFYAIAYAGFLTPALIAAIAGAAPVLAILAVIVAIGVVSWVALLAASRKHLPQ; encoded by the coding sequence GTGAGCGCGGGGGTCGCGGAGCAGTTCGCGACAGGCTCGCACGAGCTCGCCCTGCCGCGCACCGGCCACCGCCGGGCATGGCTGGGCCTGTGGGGCGCCGTGCTGGTGTGCTCATGGGGCGGCAACCAGTTCAGCCCGCTGCTGTTGATGTACGAGAACCGCGACCACTATTCGGCGCTCACAGTCAACGCGTTCCTCGGCGTGTACGTGCTCGGCCTGGCGCCGGCGCTGCTAGTCTCGGGCGCACTCTCCGACCGGCACGGGCGCCGGCCCGTGATGCTCGTCGGCATCGCCGCCGCAGTCGCGGGCAGCGGGCTGCTCGCGCTCGGCCCGTTGGGTGCGGGATTCCTCGCGGCCGGCCGTCTGCTCTCCGGCGTCACCGTCGGCGTCGCGATGGCCGTCGGAAATGCGTGGATCAAGGAGCTTTCCGGCCCGCCGTTCGAGCACGCCGATCGCGGTGCGGGCGCCCGGCGGGCCGCGCTCGCCTTCACCCTCGGCTCGGGCGGTGGCGCGGTCGTCGCCGGGCTGCTCGCCGAGTGGGGCCCGATCCCCGAAGTCCTGCCGTTCCTGCTGCACATCGCCGTGACCGCGCCGTTCGCGCTCGTCGTCGCGCGCCTGCCGGAGACGCAGCGCGGCGGCGGGCTGCCCGGCCCGTGGTGGCGCCAGCTGCGCATCCCGAGCGCGGGCCATCGCCGCTTCCTGCGCGTGGTCGCGGTCGCCGCGCCGTGGATCTTCGCCGCAGCCGGCATCGGCTACGGCTACCTGCCCACTGCGCTCCGCGGCGTGACCGGCACGTGGGGTCTGGTCTTCGCCACCGCGGCGACCGCCGTCGCGCTCGGCACGTCGAGCCTGATGCAGCCGATCGCGCGCCGTCTGCACTCCACCGACTCTGCGCGCGGGCTGTCGACGGCGGTGCTCATCATGATCGCCGGAATCGCGGTGGTCGGCCTTGCGATCTGGCAGCAGTCGATCTGGATCGGGCTCGTCGCCAATCTGCTGCTCGGCGCGGGCATCGGCATCGCGCTCGTCTCCGGCCTGCTCGAGGTGCAGGCGATCGCCGGGCCGAAGGACCTGGCAGGCCTCACCGGCGTGTTCTACGCCATCGCGTACGCCGGATTCCTGACCCCGGCCCTCATCGCGGCGATCGCGGGCGCCGCGCCGGTCCTCGCGATCCTGGCCGTGATCGTGGCGATCGGCGTGGTGAGCTGGGTCGCGCTGCTCGCGGCGTCGCGGAAGCACCTGCCGCAGTAG
- a CDS encoding GntR family transcriptional regulator — MSALTTSHLDIGSAAERAYDYTKDAIIRGELAPSAMISENLVCEALGVSRTPVHEAFLRLDVEGFLTLASRKGAVVRPMSPQESLDVLEMREAVESSAAARVIAEGRHGELNTELERLLAVQSAALDADELDRFVIADDDFHHAVVVASRNPVALQFSGILHDRQQRLRHQLYRVAPAQITAGLAQHRQLAAAVGAGDAAAYRAVLLEHVSLHKGAL; from the coding sequence ATGAGCGCGCTCACCACCTCCCACCTCGACATCGGGAGCGCTGCGGAGCGCGCCTACGACTACACGAAGGACGCGATCATCCGCGGCGAGCTCGCCCCCAGCGCGATGATCAGCGAGAACCTGGTCTGCGAGGCGCTCGGTGTCAGCCGCACTCCCGTGCACGAGGCCTTCCTGCGGCTCGACGTCGAGGGGTTCCTCACGCTCGCATCGCGCAAGGGCGCCGTCGTGCGCCCGATGTCTCCGCAGGAATCCCTCGACGTGCTCGAGATGCGCGAGGCGGTCGAGTCGTCTGCGGCCGCGCGCGTCATCGCCGAAGGCCGACACGGCGAGTTGAACACGGAGCTCGAGCGACTGCTCGCGGTGCAGAGCGCGGCGCTGGATGCCGACGAGCTCGACCGCTTCGTCATCGCCGACGACGACTTCCACCACGCGGTGGTCGTCGCGTCCCGGAATCCGGTCGCCTTGCAGTTCTCGGGAATCCTGCACGACCGCCAGCAGCGACTGCGGCACCAGCTGTACCGCGTCGCCCCCGCCCAGATCACGGCGGGGCTCGCGCAGCACCGCCAGCTCGCCGCAGCGGTCGGCGCGGGCGACGCTGCGGCCTACCGAGCGGTGCTGCTCGAGCACGTGTCGCTGCACAAGGGCGCGCTGTGA
- a CDS encoding MFS transporter: MTSVRPSRIGARESLRALGPVAAAVMLLGIADSMANSYIVLYASNTAGLNAVQTGVFVSAAPAGSIIASFLAGRRFDHRPSRVYAVVAALAGAAGYAALLLTSSFPLMLAIGVVLTGAVGAAFPLLFAQARLKLAGSPLEPRAAPLLRSGWSLSWAIGPLFAALVVSHGGLRPVLAISAGVLVITAVAAAAAPATPARQADVDGPAQAAAASPPSGVALVLLTASVALFFAAMFAGSVALPLFVTRTMGRPESDIGLLYSACAAVEVVAAIGLTLMPARISQKWFIVASMVVFAGYFALTITGRFELVAVGQLARGIGIAVVGAAGMRYFQDVSGGAVGRATTLFANATTAGGLVAGVLAGLSNHFLGYVGTLALCGVAALVAATLFAAARVQSPDTDAVEGQHTRA; the protein is encoded by the coding sequence ATGACCTCGGTCCGACCCAGCCGCATCGGCGCACGGGAGTCGCTGCGCGCGCTCGGCCCCGTCGCGGCCGCGGTGATGCTGCTCGGAATCGCGGACTCGATGGCGAACTCATACATCGTGCTCTACGCGTCGAATACGGCCGGGCTGAACGCCGTGCAGACGGGTGTCTTCGTCTCCGCGGCGCCCGCGGGCAGCATCATCGCGAGCTTCCTCGCCGGGCGGCGGTTCGACCACCGGCCGAGCAGGGTCTACGCCGTGGTCGCAGCGCTCGCGGGCGCGGCCGGCTACGCGGCACTGTTGCTGACCTCGTCGTTCCCGCTGATGCTCGCCATCGGCGTCGTTCTCACCGGCGCCGTCGGGGCCGCGTTCCCACTGCTGTTCGCCCAGGCGCGACTGAAGCTCGCGGGCAGCCCGCTCGAACCGCGCGCCGCGCCGCTGCTGCGCTCGGGCTGGTCGCTGTCGTGGGCGATCGGCCCGCTGTTCGCCGCCCTGGTCGTGTCGCATGGTGGCCTGCGGCCGGTGCTCGCGATCAGCGCGGGGGTGCTCGTGATCACGGCGGTCGCGGCGGCCGCCGCCCCCGCGACGCCGGCTCGCCAGGCCGACGTCGATGGCCCAGCACAAGCAGCCGCGGCATCCCCACCCAGTGGGGTCGCCCTCGTCTTGCTGACGGCGAGCGTCGCCCTCTTCTTCGCTGCGATGTTCGCCGGATCGGTAGCGCTTCCACTGTTCGTCACCAGGACGATGGGGCGGCCTGAGAGCGACATCGGCCTGCTGTACAGCGCGTGCGCGGCGGTCGAGGTCGTCGCAGCGATCGGGCTCACGCTGATGCCGGCTCGCATCAGTCAGAAGTGGTTCATCGTCGCGTCGATGGTCGTGTTCGCCGGGTACTTCGCCCTGACCATCACGGGCCGATTCGAGCTGGTCGCCGTCGGTCAGCTCGCGCGCGGCATCGGCATCGCCGTCGTGGGCGCGGCAGGAATGCGCTACTTCCAGGACGTGAGCGGCGGTGCCGTCGGACGGGCGACGACCCTGTTCGCCAACGCGACCACGGCGGGCGGCCTGGTCGCGGGCGTACTGGCCGGTCTCTCGAACCACTTCCTCGGCTACGTCGGCACGCTCGCACTCTGCGGCGTCGCGGCGCTCGTCGCCGCGACACTGTTCGCGGCCGCGCGCGTTCAGTCGCCCGACACAGACGCTGTGGAAGGTCAGCACACCCGAGCATAG
- a CDS encoding type II toxin-antitoxin system VapB family antitoxin, translating to MIDDMRTTVTLDDALIARAMEMTGITERSALVRHALERLVQHEAGRRLAALGGSDPHATAAPRRRGE from the coding sequence ATGATTGATGACATGCGCACGACGGTCACCCTCGACGATGCACTCATCGCGCGGGCAATGGAAATGACCGGAATCACTGAGCGCTCCGCCCTTGTACGGCACGCGTTGGAGCGTCTGGTTCAACACGAGGCCGGGCGACGGCTCGCGGCACTGGGGGGTTCCGATCCGCATGCGACGGCCGCGCCCAGGCGCCGCGGCGAGTGA
- a CDS encoding type II toxin-antitoxin system VapC family toxin has translation MILVDTSVWVDHLHRADARLIELLDSDDVATHPMVVAELALGSLANRRGILEGLAALPFAFRAVDDELLELIDARTLWSKGLSAVDAHLLASALITPGTQLWTRDKRLASAAAQLGVAWSPS, from the coding sequence GTGATCCTCGTCGACACGTCGGTGTGGGTCGACCACCTGCACCGCGCCGACGCCCGGTTGATCGAGCTGCTCGATTCCGACGATGTGGCGACGCACCCGATGGTGGTCGCCGAACTCGCCCTCGGCTCGCTCGCGAACCGGCGCGGCATTCTGGAAGGACTTGCCGCGCTGCCGTTCGCGTTCCGCGCCGTGGATGACGAACTGCTCGAGCTCATCGACGCGCGCACGCTCTGGTCGAAAGGCCTCAGTGCCGTGGACGCCCACCTGCTGGCATCCGCCCTCATCACCCCGGGCACCCAACTCTGGACTCGCGACAAACGGCTCGCGTCTGCCGCGGCTCAGCTCGGCGTCGCGTGGTCGCCGAGCTGA
- a CDS encoding SDR family oxidoreductase encodes MVQISGRTALVTGGQRGLGAAFAAELLEQGAERVYVTARNPQPTSDPRLVPLELDVTSPESVAKLVDAVGDVSIVFNNAGTSAPLGTLDTPVDVMKDLFETNVWGAVCVAQAFAPVLTAHEQSALVDVHSALSWLAGFGAYGASKAAFWSFTNSLRAELAPKGVQVLGVHLGYADTDLIAELDVPKISPEFVAQRVIGALKAGDDEVLVDDTSVWAKSKLAGPVAELRGH; translated from the coding sequence ATGGTTCAGATCTCCGGGCGCACCGCCCTCGTCACGGGCGGCCAGCGCGGCCTCGGCGCCGCATTCGCCGCCGAGTTGTTGGAACAGGGCGCTGAGCGCGTCTATGTCACGGCGCGCAACCCGCAGCCGACGAGCGACCCGCGCCTCGTGCCGCTCGAGCTCGACGTGACCTCGCCCGAGTCGGTCGCGAAGCTTGTCGACGCGGTCGGCGACGTGTCGATCGTGTTCAACAACGCGGGGACGTCCGCGCCTCTGGGAACGCTCGACACCCCGGTCGACGTCATGAAGGATCTCTTCGAGACGAACGTGTGGGGCGCCGTTTGCGTCGCCCAGGCGTTCGCCCCGGTGCTCACGGCGCATGAGCAGAGTGCGCTCGTCGACGTGCACTCGGCCCTCAGCTGGCTCGCCGGCTTCGGCGCCTACGGCGCCTCGAAGGCCGCGTTCTGGTCGTTCACAAACTCGCTGCGCGCCGAACTCGCGCCGAAGGGCGTGCAGGTGCTCGGTGTGCACCTCGGCTACGCCGACACCGACCTGATCGCCGAGCTCGACGTGCCGAAGATCTCGCCCGAGTTCGTCGCCCAGCGGGTCATCGGCGCGCTCAAGGCGGGCGACGACGAGGTGCTCGTGGACGACACGAGCGTGTGGGCGAAGTCGAAGCTCGCCGGCCCCGTCGCGGAGCTGCGCGGGCACTGA
- a CDS encoding TetR/AcrR family transcriptional regulator — protein sequence MPRASRAQTEANRAAVVRAAAALVRERGAAGLTLDAVAARAGLTHGGFYKQFASKDALIAEAVDEAARERREATAAVSAREGGRAALLDWYLSAAHRDAPASGCVVAGLAGEASVDPHGALGDGFRGALDDLIAARASGTADREAALADVALMVGAIELARATAGTPLSDELLAAARARLAL from the coding sequence ATGCCACGGGCATCACGCGCACAGACCGAGGCCAACCGCGCAGCGGTCGTTCGCGCCGCCGCCGCACTGGTGCGCGAGCGCGGCGCCGCGGGCCTCACGCTCGACGCCGTCGCCGCGCGGGCCGGGCTCACCCACGGCGGGTTCTACAAGCAGTTCGCCTCGAAGGACGCGCTCATCGCCGAGGCCGTCGACGAGGCCGCGCGTGAGCGCCGCGAGGCGACCGCTGCGGTGAGCGCGCGCGAGGGCGGCCGCGCCGCGCTGCTCGACTGGTACCTGTCGGCCGCCCACCGCGACGCCCCGGCGAGCGGCTGCGTCGTCGCGGGCCTGGCCGGCGAGGCGTCCGTCGACCCTCACGGCGCACTCGGCGACGGTTTCCGCGGAGCGCTCGACGATCTGATCGCGGCGCGCGCCTCAGGCACCGCCGATCGCGAGGCCGCCCTCGCCGACGTCGCCCTCATGGTCGGCGCGATCGAGCTCGCCCGGGCCACCGCGGGAACCCCGCTCTCCGACGAGTTGCTCGCTGCGGCTCGCGCGCGCCTCGCCCTCTGA
- a CDS encoding oxidoreductase encodes MTTWFITGCSTGFGRALAEAVLERGDNAVITARNADVLGELAAKHPATALALALDVTDAAQVAAAVRAAEDRFGGIDVLVNNAGHGYRAAVEEGEDAAVRELFETNFFGLVEVTKRVLPGMRGRRSGVIVNLSSIAGRTAPLGSGYYAASKYAVEGLSGSLRLEVQPLGIRVIVVEPGGFRTDFAGRSLGQSAEPIADYASTAGTRRKSAAEDGSQPGDPAKFAQAVIDAVESAEPPFRLLLGSDALARTRAELAAQTAEVEAWADVSASTDFPD; translated from the coding sequence ATGACGACGTGGTTCATCACCGGCTGTTCGACGGGCTTCGGGCGCGCGCTCGCCGAGGCGGTTCTCGAGAGGGGCGACAACGCGGTGATCACCGCGCGCAACGCCGACGTGCTGGGTGAGCTGGCGGCGAAGCATCCGGCCACCGCTCTGGCGCTCGCCCTCGATGTGACCGATGCGGCGCAGGTCGCGGCCGCCGTGCGCGCGGCAGAAGACCGCTTCGGTGGCATCGACGTGCTCGTCAACAACGCCGGGCACGGCTACCGCGCGGCGGTCGAAGAGGGTGAGGATGCCGCGGTGCGCGAGCTCTTCGAGACGAACTTCTTCGGGCTGGTCGAGGTGACGAAGCGGGTGCTGCCCGGTATGCGCGGCCGCCGCTCCGGCGTGATCGTGAACCTGTCGTCGATCGCGGGGCGCACGGCGCCGCTGGGGTCCGGCTACTACGCCGCGTCGAAGTACGCGGTCGAGGGTCTGTCGGGGTCGCTGCGCCTCGAGGTCCAGCCGCTGGGCATCAGGGTGATCGTGGTCGAGCCCGGCGGGTTCCGCACGGACTTCGCGGGGCGGTCGCTCGGGCAGTCGGCCGAGCCGATCGCCGACTACGCCTCGACGGCGGGCACGCGGCGCAAGAGTGCGGCCGAGGACGGCAGCCAGCCGGGCGACCCCGCGAAGTTCGCGCAGGCGGTGATCGACGCGGTCGAATCGGCCGAGCCGCCGTTCCGGTTGCTGCTCGGCAGTGACGCGCTCGCGCGCACCCGCGCCGAGCTCGCGGCGCAGACCGCGGAGGTCGAGGCGTGGGCGGACGTGAGCGCGTCGACGGACTTCCCGGACTGA
- a CDS encoding DMT family transporter encodes MITTPAPARSSGFWLVALAGALWGTGGLAATFAADHSALSWPALSAIRLVGGGVLMLVVIAATGELRGIPRTREAVRHVALTAVLSAIYQGAYFQSIALVGVAVSTVISLGAAPVAVALATAIRSRRMPGWAVIAALIAAVVGLVLVSGAPAAASDPGKTVLGVLLALIAGLSFAATTVVNRRTVPGLTPGALIATSFTLAGLLIAIWGAFAGFDLASTDPVGWAWIAFLAVVPTALAYLAFFGGLHRGVPSTTAAILSLIEPVTATLLAVTILHEPLTPAASLGIALLLLAVVLSHIGQYFLPQGAVSKQAENVNRARR; translated from the coding sequence ATGATCACCACACCCGCCCCCGCCCGCTCGTCGGGCTTCTGGCTGGTCGCGCTCGCGGGCGCGCTCTGGGGCACGGGCGGCCTGGCCGCGACCTTCGCGGCTGACCACAGCGCGCTGTCGTGGCCGGCGCTCTCGGCAATCAGGCTCGTCGGCGGCGGGGTTCTCATGCTGGTCGTCATCGCGGCGACGGGCGAGCTGCGCGGCATCCCACGCACCCGCGAAGCCGTGCGCCACGTCGCGCTCACCGCGGTGCTCTCGGCCATCTACCAGGGCGCGTACTTCCAGTCGATCGCGCTCGTCGGCGTCGCGGTGTCGACGGTCATCTCGCTCGGCGCGGCGCCAGTCGCGGTCGCGCTGGCTACGGCGATCAGAAGCCGGCGGATGCCCGGCTGGGCCGTCATCGCCGCGCTGATCGCCGCCGTGGTGGGTCTGGTCCTGGTGTCGGGCGCGCCGGCCGCGGCATCCGACCCCGGCAAGACCGTGCTCGGCGTGCTGCTCGCGCTGATCGCCGGGCTGTCGTTCGCCGCGACCACCGTCGTGAACCGCCGAACGGTTCCCGGCCTCACGCCCGGAGCACTGATCGCGACCTCGTTCACGCTCGCCGGCCTGTTGATCGCGATCTGGGGCGCGTTCGCGGGGTTCGACCTCGCGTCGACCGACCCGGTCGGCTGGGCCTGGATCGCGTTCCTCGCCGTCGTCCCGACGGCGCTCGCGTACCTCGCGTTCTTCGGCGGGCTGCATCGCGGGGTGCCGTCGACGACCGCGGCGATCCTGTCACTCATCGAGCCGGTGACCGCGACGCTGCTCGCCGTGACGATTCTGCACGAGCCGCTGACGCCTGCAGCATCCCTCGGCATCGCCCTGCTTCTGCTCGCCGTCGTGCTCAGTCACATAGGGCAATACTTTTTGCCACAGGGCGCGGTGAGCAAACAGGCTGAGAATGTCAATAGGGCGCGCCGCTGA
- a CDS encoding flavin reductase family protein translates to MAESERVHRLENDEQATALGGLSADEFKLAFRHHPAGTALITADAGDGPVAMTVTSVFSVSAEPPLFVFSISDQSSASATITKAETLIVHLLSADQLDLAKLGATSGIDRFADTSIWDRLITGEPYFPAVRTWIRGRVIDRMRAGSSTVVAVHALQARLPESEAAEAAAPLVYYRRTWHELTDRSEIGRQ, encoded by the coding sequence GTGGCGGAATCGGAGCGAGTCCACCGGCTTGAGAACGACGAGCAGGCGACCGCACTCGGGGGTCTCTCGGCCGACGAGTTCAAGCTCGCCTTCCGCCACCACCCGGCCGGAACCGCGCTGATCACCGCCGACGCCGGCGACGGGCCCGTGGCCATGACCGTGACGTCGGTGTTCTCGGTGAGCGCCGAGCCGCCGCTGTTCGTCTTCTCGATCTCCGACCAGTCGTCGGCCTCCGCCACGATCACGAAGGCCGAGACGCTGATCGTGCACCTGCTGTCTGCCGATCAGCTCGACCTGGCCAAGCTGGGCGCGACGAGCGGCATCGACCGCTTCGCGGACACCTCCATCTGGGACCGCCTGATCACGGGCGAACCGTACTTCCCGGCCGTGCGCACCTGGATCCGTGGCCGCGTCATCGACCGCATGCGCGCCGGCTCATCGACCGTCGTGGCGGTGCACGCGCTGCAGGCGCGCCTCCCCGAGAGCGAGGCGGCCGAGGCGGCCGCGCCGCTCGTCTACTACCGTCGCACCTGGCACGAGCTGACCGACCGGTCGGAGATCGGCAGACAGTGA
- a CDS encoding LLM class flavin-dependent oxidoreductase: MTLRRLGFLTIGLFDPAQPRGGHETTLQLIELGERLGFDSAWVRQRHLQFGISSPATVLAAASQRTSRISLGTAVIPLGAENPLRLAEDLATVDVLSGGRLNPGFSTGTPMHFDDYKEALYPGTWRDEDLSYARLLRFRGFVRGDQVSSFTGREGIEDYSERVEPFAAGLAERLWYGAGSTRSARWAGANGFHLLTSSVVQSENGVTDFGAVQRAQIDAYREARGEGGRVSQGLVVIPTDSATAAQVERYRSYAASRAHRVGVPQGPRGMLFAADLVGPSAEIASRLHDDPAFQAVDEVAFALPFSFEHDDYVQLLTDIAASLAPLLGWSPQL; the protein is encoded by the coding sequence GTGACCCTGCGCCGGCTCGGCTTTCTGACGATCGGCCTCTTCGACCCCGCACAGCCGCGCGGCGGCCACGAGACAACCCTGCAGCTCATCGAGCTGGGCGAGCGGCTCGGCTTCGACTCGGCCTGGGTGCGCCAGCGGCACCTCCAGTTCGGCATCTCATCGCCGGCAACGGTATTGGCCGCCGCCTCGCAGCGCACCTCGCGCATCTCGCTCGGCACCGCCGTCATTCCCCTCGGCGCGGAGAACCCCTTGCGGCTGGCGGAAGATCTGGCGACCGTCGACGTGCTTTCCGGCGGGCGGCTGAATCCCGGGTTCTCGACCGGGACGCCGATGCACTTCGACGACTACAAAGAGGCGCTCTACCCCGGCACCTGGCGCGACGAGGATCTGAGCTACGCGCGCCTGCTGCGGTTCCGCGGCTTCGTGCGCGGCGACCAGGTGAGCTCGTTCACCGGGCGCGAGGGCATCGAGGACTACAGCGAGCGCGTCGAGCCGTTTGCCGCCGGGCTGGCTGAGCGGCTCTGGTACGGCGCGGGCAGCACGCGCTCTGCGCGTTGGGCGGGGGCCAACGGATTCCACCTGCTCACGTCGTCCGTCGTGCAGAGCGAGAACGGGGTGACCGACTTCGGCGCCGTGCAGCGCGCGCAGATCGACGCATACCGCGAGGCGCGCGGCGAGGGCGGCCGCGTGTCGCAGGGGCTCGTGGTGATCCCGACGGATTCCGCGACAGCGGCTCAGGTCGAGCGGTACCGGTCTTACGCGGCATCCCGCGCCCATCGCGTCGGGGTACCGCAGGGGCCGCGCGGCATGCTCTTCGCGGCAGACCTCGTCGGGCCGTCTGCCGAGATCGCCTCGCGTTTGCACGACGACCCCGCGTTCCAGGCCGTCGACGAGGTGGCCTTCGCCCTGCCGTTCAGCTTCGAGCACGACGACTACGTGCAGTTGCTCACCGACATCGCCGCCTCGCTGGCGCCGCTGCTCGGGTGGTCGCCACAGCTCTGA
- a CDS encoding cation:proton antiporter, translating to MGSDAALVVLAIVTAVVLAVVVTVVARRSGWSAPLMLVALGAIIALFPGVPAFTIDPDIILYGVLPPLLFSAAMRASLIDLRTRRDPILLSSVGLVAFTVLAVGGVGWLLVPGISVAAAIAFGAVVAPTDQVAVEAVTRRAGMPRMLSTILDGENLLNDATALVALNSAIIAITATITPVQIGVSFVLEVVAGLAGGLVVGFVLGFVRGKLAAPVLDTSLSLVAPYAAFLLAQVAHGSGALAVVVAGLFLGYRAPSFQSAQARVAEELNWRTIQFIVENLVFLLIGLTLPHAVRAAVDSGIPAWQLVGIAFALLAAVLLSRLIWGVVVTPLFRYGPARMRRVGWPWVTVVPWTLSGVRGVVTLAAVFLLPASTPDRAILQLFAFVIVIGTLLLAIPIPRVLRAAGLVVTAFDQERIEAELLMAEAKSAGLELVRTCADENTDPRVLERLTADAEFVSASVDAGPTPTGDSLNIAYAELRIRLFEAERKAVLQARAEGRYQEAAVRKVMHVIDAEETAARVLRHGDS from the coding sequence ATGGGGTCGGATGCCGCACTCGTCGTTCTTGCGATCGTGACGGCCGTCGTGCTGGCGGTCGTCGTCACCGTCGTCGCGCGCCGCTCCGGCTGGTCGGCGCCGCTGATGCTCGTCGCGCTGGGCGCGATCATCGCGCTCTTCCCCGGCGTGCCGGCGTTCACCATCGACCCCGACATCATCTTGTACGGCGTGCTGCCGCCGCTGCTGTTCTCGGCGGCGATGCGCGCCTCGCTGATCGACCTGCGCACGCGACGCGACCCGATCCTGCTCAGCTCGGTCGGCCTCGTCGCGTTCACGGTGCTCGCCGTCGGCGGGGTGGGCTGGCTGCTGGTGCCGGGGATCAGCGTTGCGGCGGCCATCGCCTTCGGCGCCGTCGTCGCCCCGACCGACCAGGTGGCCGTCGAGGCGGTGACCCGCCGCGCGGGCATGCCTCGCATGCTCTCGACGATCCTCGACGGCGAGAACCTGCTGAACGATGCGACCGCGCTCGTCGCCTTGAACTCGGCGATCATCGCGATCACCGCGACGATCACACCCGTGCAGATCGGCGTCTCCTTCGTGCTCGAGGTCGTGGCCGGCCTCGCGGGCGGTCTTGTGGTCGGCTTCGTGCTCGGCTTCGTGCGCGGCAAGCTCGCGGCACCGGTGCTCGACACGAGCCTCTCGCTGGTCGCGCCGTACGCCGCCTTCCTGCTCGCGCAGGTCGCGCACGGCTCCGGCGCGCTCGCCGTCGTCGTCGCCGGACTGTTCCTCGGCTATCGGGCTCCCAGCTTCCAGTCGGCTCAGGCGCGCGTCGCGGAGGAGCTCAACTGGCGCACCATCCAGTTCATCGTCGAGAACCTGGTCTTCCTGCTCATCGGCCTGACGCTGCCGCATGCGGTGCGCGCGGCGGTCGACAGCGGCATCCCGGCCTGGCAGCTCGTCGGCATCGCCTTCGCGCTGCTCGCCGCCGTTCTGCTCAGCCGCCTCATCTGGGGTGTCGTCGTCACGCCGCTGTTCCGGTACGGCCCCGCCCGCATGCGCCGGGTCGGGTGGCCGTGGGTGACGGTCGTGCCGTGGACGCTGTCCGGGGTGCGCGGGGTGGTCACCCTCGCGGCGGTGTTCCTGCTGCCGGCATCCACCCCCGACCGCGCGATCCTGCAGCTGTTCGCCTTCGTCATCGTGATCGGCACCCTGCTGCTCGCCATTCCGATCCCGCGCGTGCTGCGCGCGGCCGGGCTCGTGGTGACCGCGTTCGACCAGGAGCGCATCGAGGCTGAGCTGCTGATGGCGGAGGCCAAGTCGGCAGGCCTCGAGCTGGTGCGCACCTGCGCCGACGAGAACACGGACCCGCGGGTGCTCGAGCGGCTCACGGCCGACGCCGAGTTCGTCTCCGCCTCGGTCGACGCGGGCCCGACGCCGACCGGCGACAGCCTCAACATCGCCTACGCCGAGCTGCGTATCCGGCTCTTCGAGGCCGAGCGGAAGGCCGTGCTGCAGGCGCGCGCCGAAGGCCGCTATCAGGAGGCCGCGGTGCGCAAGGTGATGCATGTGATCGACGCGGAGGAGACGGCGGCCCGCGTGCTGCGCCACGGCGACAGCTGA